A region of Carassius auratus strain Wakin chromosome 23, ASM336829v1, whole genome shotgun sequence DNA encodes the following proteins:
- the LOC113041599 gene encoding integrator complex subunit 11-like isoform X1: MPEIRVTPLGAGQDVGRSCILVSIGGKNIMLDCGMHMGYNDDRRFPDFSYITQNGRLTEFLDCVIISHFHLDHCGALPYMSEMVGYDGPIYMTHPTKAICPILLEDFRKITVDKKGETNFFTSQMIKDCMKKVVPLNLHQTVQVDEELEIKAYYAGHVLGAAMVQIKVGSESVVYTGDYNMTPDRHLGAAWIDKCRPDLLISESTYATTIRDSKRCRERDFLKKVHETVERGGKVLIPVFALGRAQELCILLETFWERMNLKAPIYFSTGLTEKANHYYKLFITWTNQKIRKTFVQRNMFEFKHIKAFDRSYADNPGPMVVFATPGMLHAGQSLLIFKKWAGNEKNMVIMPGYCVQGTVGHKILNGQKKLEMEGRATLDVKLQVEYMSFSAHADAKGIMQLIRMAEPRNMLLVHGEAKKMEFLKDKIEQEFSISCYMPANGETTSIVTNPSVPVDISLNLLKREMALGGPLPDAKRPRTMHGTLIMKDDSLRLVSPEQALKELGLSEHQLRFTCRVLLHDPHSDTDTLGRIYTHLKRVTEKSPQSIRRSGSAAGSRGRREERSMSAPDRICARMLWDTGGGSMTTALDGTGIGVAVKRE; this comes from the exons ATGCCCGAAATCAGAGTTACGCCTTTAG GGGCTGGTCAGGATGTTGGCCGCAGCTGTATTTTGGTCTCCATCGGAGGCAAAAACATTATGCTTGACTGTGGGATGCATATGGGCTACAATGACGAT AGACGTTTCCCAGATTTCAGTTACATTACTCAAAACGGTCGCCTCACCGAATTCTTGGACTGTGTTATTATAAG tcatttccacCTGGATCACTGTGGTGCTCTTCCTTACATGAGCGAGATGGTGGGTTACGACGGGCCCATCTACATGACCCACCCCACCAAAGCCATCTGCCCCATCCTGCTGGAGGACTTCAGAAAGATCACCGTAGACAAAAAGGGAGAGACCAACTTCTTCACTTCACAGATGATCAAAGACTGCATGAAGAAAGTTGTGCCACTCAACCTCCACCAAACAGTTCAG gttgACGAGGAGCTTGAGATCAAAGCGTACTATGCAGGTCATGTGCTGGGAGCCGCCATGGTTCAAATCAAAGTCGGCTCAGAGTCTGTCGTCTACACT GGAGATTACAACATGACACCAGACAGACATTTAGG agctgcttggattgacAAATGCCGGCCAGATCTTCTGATATCAGAGTCCACATACGCCACCACGATCAGAGACTCCAAACGCTGCAGGGAAAGAGATTTCCTCAAGAAGGTCCACGAAACTGTGGAAAGAGGAGGGAAG GTCTTGATTCCAGTGTTTGCTCTGGGAAGAGCACAAGAACTCTGTATTCTGTTGGAAACATTTTG GGAAAGAATGAATCTGAAAGCCCCCATTTACTTCTCCACCGGTCTGACTGAGAAAGCCAATCACTACTACAAGCTCTTCATCACCTGGACCAATCAGAAGATCCGCAAGACCTTCGTACAAAGAAACATGTTCGAGTTCAAGCACATCAAAGCCTTTGATCGCTCGTATGCTGATAACCCTGGACCAATG GTTGTGTTTGCCACCCCTGGAATGTTGCATGCTGGCCAATCTTTACTGATATTCAAGAAATGGGCCGGCAATGAAAAGAACATG gTCATCATGCCAGGGTACTGTGTGCAAGGCACTGTGGGACACAAGATCTTGAATGGACAGAAAAAACTGGAGATGGAGGGAAGAGCAACG TTGGATGTGAAGCTACAGGTGGAGTACATGTCCTTCAGTGCTCATGCTGACGCTAAAGGCATCATGCAGTTGATCCGCATGGCAGAACCCAGAAACATGCTGCTGGTGCACGGAGAGGCCAAGAAAATGGAGTTCCTCAAAGACAAGATCGAGCAGGAGTTCA GTATCAGCTGCTATATGCCAGCCAATGGAGAGACGACAAGCATAGTGACGAACCCCAGCGTCCCCGTGGACATCTCGCTCAACCTGCTGAAGAGAGAGATGGCTCTCGGAG GTCCCTTGCCTGATGCTAAAAGACCTCGCACCATGCATGGGACATTAATAATGAAGGACGAT agTCTGCGGCTGGTTTCTCCAGAACAGGCTCTTAAAGAACTGGGTCTCAGCGAACACCAGCTGCGCTTCACCTGCCGTGTGCTGCTCCACGACCCCCACAGCGACACCGACACACTCGGCCGCATCTACACACACCTCAAGAG ggTAACTGAAAAATCACCGCAATCTATACGGCGGTCTGGTTCCGCTGCGGGGAGTAGagggagaagagaggaaagatctATGTCCGCACCTGACAGGATCTGTGCCCGGATGCTTTGGGATACCGGTGGTGGTTCCATGACGACTGCGTTGGATGGCACGGGCATCGGAGTCGCTGTGAAGAGAGAATAA
- the LOC113041599 gene encoding integrator complex subunit 11-like isoform X4: MPEIRVTPLGAGQDVGRSCILVSIGGKNIMLDCGMHMGYNDDRRFPDFSYITQNGRLTEFLDCVIISHFHLDHCGALPYMSEMVGYDGPIYMTHPTKAICPILLEDFRKITVDKKGETNFFTSQMIKDCMKKVVPLNLHQTVQVDEELEIKAYYAGHVLGAAMVQIKVGSESVVYTGDYNMTPDRHLGAAWIDKCRPDLLISESTYATTIRDSKRCRERDFLKKVHETVERGGKVLIPVFALGRAQELCILLETFWERMNLKAPIYFSTGLTEKANHYYKLFITWTNQKIRKTFVQRNMFEFKHIKAFDRSYADNPGPMVVFATPGMLHAGQSLLIFKKWAGNEKNMVIMPGYCVQGTVGHKILNGQKKLEMEGRATLDVKLQVEYMSFSAHADAKGIMQLIRMAEPRNMLLVHGEAKKMEFLKDKIEQEFSISCYMPANGETTSIVTNPSVPVDISLNLLKREMALGGPLPDAKRPRTMHGTLIMKDDSLRLVSPEQALKELGLSEHQLRFTCRVLLHDPHSDTDTLGRIYTHLKSCTISKQRQGPAEGKLRQGELKGN; the protein is encoded by the exons ATGCCCGAAATCAGAGTTACGCCTTTAG GGGCTGGTCAGGATGTTGGCCGCAGCTGTATTTTGGTCTCCATCGGAGGCAAAAACATTATGCTTGACTGTGGGATGCATATGGGCTACAATGACGAT AGACGTTTCCCAGATTTCAGTTACATTACTCAAAACGGTCGCCTCACCGAATTCTTGGACTGTGTTATTATAAG tcatttccacCTGGATCACTGTGGTGCTCTTCCTTACATGAGCGAGATGGTGGGTTACGACGGGCCCATCTACATGACCCACCCCACCAAAGCCATCTGCCCCATCCTGCTGGAGGACTTCAGAAAGATCACCGTAGACAAAAAGGGAGAGACCAACTTCTTCACTTCACAGATGATCAAAGACTGCATGAAGAAAGTTGTGCCACTCAACCTCCACCAAACAGTTCAG gttgACGAGGAGCTTGAGATCAAAGCGTACTATGCAGGTCATGTGCTGGGAGCCGCCATGGTTCAAATCAAAGTCGGCTCAGAGTCTGTCGTCTACACT GGAGATTACAACATGACACCAGACAGACATTTAGG agctgcttggattgacAAATGCCGGCCAGATCTTCTGATATCAGAGTCCACATACGCCACCACGATCAGAGACTCCAAACGCTGCAGGGAAAGAGATTTCCTCAAGAAGGTCCACGAAACTGTGGAAAGAGGAGGGAAG GTCTTGATTCCAGTGTTTGCTCTGGGAAGAGCACAAGAACTCTGTATTCTGTTGGAAACATTTTG GGAAAGAATGAATCTGAAAGCCCCCATTTACTTCTCCACCGGTCTGACTGAGAAAGCCAATCACTACTACAAGCTCTTCATCACCTGGACCAATCAGAAGATCCGCAAGACCTTCGTACAAAGAAACATGTTCGAGTTCAAGCACATCAAAGCCTTTGATCGCTCGTATGCTGATAACCCTGGACCAATG GTTGTGTTTGCCACCCCTGGAATGTTGCATGCTGGCCAATCTTTACTGATATTCAAGAAATGGGCCGGCAATGAAAAGAACATG gTCATCATGCCAGGGTACTGTGTGCAAGGCACTGTGGGACACAAGATCTTGAATGGACAGAAAAAACTGGAGATGGAGGGAAGAGCAACG TTGGATGTGAAGCTACAGGTGGAGTACATGTCCTTCAGTGCTCATGCTGACGCTAAAGGCATCATGCAGTTGATCCGCATGGCAGAACCCAGAAACATGCTGCTGGTGCACGGAGAGGCCAAGAAAATGGAGTTCCTCAAAGACAAGATCGAGCAGGAGTTCA GTATCAGCTGCTATATGCCAGCCAATGGAGAGACGACAAGCATAGTGACGAACCCCAGCGTCCCCGTGGACATCTCGCTCAACCTGCTGAAGAGAGAGATGGCTCTCGGAG GTCCCTTGCCTGATGCTAAAAGACCTCGCACCATGCATGGGACATTAATAATGAAGGACGAT agTCTGCGGCTGGTTTCTCCAGAACAGGCTCTTAAAGAACTGGGTCTCAGCGAACACCAGCTGCGCTTCACCTGCCGTGTGCTGCTCCACGACCCCCACAGCGACACCGACACACTCGGCCGCATCTACACACACCTCAAGAG CTGTACAATCAGTAAGCAGAGACAGGGTCCAGCAGAGGGGAAGCTGAGGCAGGGAGAGTTGaaa ggTAACTGA
- the LOC113041609 gene encoding ceramide-1-phosphate transfer protein-like: MADTFSLQKVLEAFRSSMSENKEVYIKYYIAGWQELVSFMNSLGNVFSFISKDVVSKIQILENFISGENGSYYATIQSMVKYELENDLVDLIKRDSHPESGCRTLLRLHRALRWLELFLERLRTSSEDSKTSVMCSDAYNESLAQHHPWLIRKAVGVAFCVLPGRDTFFDVMNAGDHTQVVALLGESLPLIAEVYQITEDLYAKNNLLELP, translated from the exons ATGGCAGATACATTCAGTCTCCAAAAGGTTCTGGAAGCATTCAGATCAAGTATGAGTGAGAATAAGGaggtttacattaaatattatatagcaGGATGGCAAGAGCTGGTCTC CTTCATGAATAGTTTAGGGAACGTGTTTTCTTTCATCTCCAAGGATGTGGTCAGCAAAATCCAGATCCTAGAGAACTTCATCTCAGGAGAAAACGGGTCCTATTATGCCACCATCCAGTCCATGGTGAAGTATGAGCTGGAGAATGACCTGGTGGACCTCATCAAAAGAGACAGCCACCCAGAATCTGGCTGCCGCACTCTTCTGAGGCTACATCGGGCTCTGCGCTGGCTGGAGCTGTTCCTGGAGAGACTACGAACCAGCAGCGAGGACAGCAAGACCTCCGTCATGTGTTCTGATGCCTATAACGAGTCTCTGGCTCAGCACCACCCCTGGCTCATCCGGAAAGCTGTCGGCGTGGCGTTCTGTGTCCTTCCGGGGCGGGACACATTCTTTGATGTGATGAATGCGGGGGATCACACGCAAGTGGTGGCTCTGTTGGGAGAGTCTTTGCCTCTCATTGCTGAAGTCTACCAGATCACAGAAGACTTGTATGCGAAGAACAACCTCCTGGAGTTGCCGTAG
- the LOC113041601 gene encoding ATP-dependent RNA helicase DDX19A-like, with translation MATDSWALAVDEQESTTKTIGNLRIMEAGDANLHQTDDDGDKSDEEEKEDRATQSLLNKLIRSNVVNNTNQVEVLQRDPNSPLYSVKTFEELRLKPQLLKGVYEMGFNRPSKIQENALPMMLAEPPQNLIAQSQSGTGKTAAFVLAMLSHVDPGLKWPQCLCISPTYELALQTGKVIEQMGKFYPEVKLAYAVRGHKMERGVKIKEQIVIGTPGTVLDWCVKLKLIDPKKIKVFVLDEADVMIATQGHQDQSIRIQRMLPKGCQMLLFSATFEDSVWKFAERVVPDPNIIKLKREEETLDTIKQYYVLCNSKEDKFNALCNIYGAITIAQAMIFCHTRKTANWLAGQLSKEGHQVALLSGEMVVEQRAAVIERFRDGKEKVLITTNVCARGIDVEQVSVVINFDLPLDKDGNPDNETYLHRIGRTGRFGKRGLAVNMVDSQRSMEILKTYERHFNKKIGRLDTDDLDEIEKIAN, from the exons ATGATGGCGACAAATCCGACGAAGAGGAAAAAG AGGACAGAGCCACACAGTCTCTCCTAAACAAGCTGATCAGAAGCAATGTGGTCAACAACACAAACCAAGTGGAGGTTCTTCAGAGGGACCCAAACTCACCACTTTATTCAGTCAAGACCTTCGAGGAGCTGAGACT GAAACCACAGTTGCTCAAAGGCGTCTATGAAATGGGCTTCAACAGACCTTCTAAAATCCAAGAGAATGCCCTTCCCATGATGCTCGCCGAACC ACCTCAGAATCTGATCGCTCAGTCTCAGTCTGGCACTGGTAAAACAGCTGCCTTCGTGCTGGCCATGCTCAGTCATGTGGACCCAGGCTTAAAATGGCCTCAG TGTTTGTGCATTTCTCCCACATATGAGCTCGCTCTGCAGACGGGGAAAGTTATTGAGCAGATGGGCAAGTTTTATCCAGAAGTCAAACTGGCATATGCTGTTCGaggacataaaa TGGAGCGTGGCGTTAAGATCAAGGAGCAGATTGTCATCGGCACACCTGGGACGGTTCTAGACTGGTGCGTTAAGCTGAAGCTCATCGACCCCAAAAAGATCAAAGTGTTTGTTCTAGACGAGGCCGATGTGATGATCGCCACACAGGGACACCAGGACCAGAGCATCCGCATTCAGAG AATGCTGCCCAAAGGCTGTCAGATGTTACTTTTCTCTGCCACCTTTGAGGACTCTGTGTGGAAGTTTGCCGAGCGGGTCGTGCCAGATCCCAACATCATCAAGCTTAAGCGAGAAGAGGAGACCCTGGACACTATCAAGCAGTACTACGTGCTCTGCAACAGCAAAGAGGACAAGTTCAACGCACTCTGTAACATCTACGGAGCCATCACTATCGCACAAGCTATGATCTTCTGTCAT ACTCGGAAAACAGCCAACTGGCTCGCCGGCCAGCTGTCTAAGGAAGGCCACCAGGTGGCGCTGCTCAGTGGGGAAATGGTAGTCGAGCAGAGAGCTGCAGTTATTGAACGTTTCAGAGATGGCAAGGAGAAAGTTCTCATCACTACTAATGTCTGTGCAAGAG GTATTGATGTTGAACAAGTGTCAGTGGTGATCAACTTTGACCTCCCTCTGGACAAAGATGGCAATCCAGACAATGAAACGTACCTCCACCGGATCGGCAGAACAGGACGTTTTGGTAAGAGAGGACTCGCTGTCAACATGGTGGACAGTCAGCGCAGCATGGAGATTCTCAAGACATATGAGAGGCATTTTA ATAAGAAAATTGGGAGGCTGGACACAGATGATCTCGATGAAATTGAAAAAATCGCCAACTGA